From Paenibacillus polymyxa, the proteins below share one genomic window:
- a CDS encoding DinB family protein, with amino-acid sequence MSDANQLFGQALVKSLVGERGHIRVVRALPDINVELAGKKNAEMPYSIYQLLKHMIYWQQFMLEHLEGRKPQLPGNVMESWPEETGPQSEEAWQAVINEFLQGVDRAVQIAETAQLDESLAHFPGETKAGLLRNIASHNSYHLGEIVLLRRIYGAWPPPGGGFPA; translated from the coding sequence ATGTCGGATGCCAACCAATTATTCGGTCAAGCGCTGGTTAAATCACTGGTCGGGGAACGTGGACATATTCGCGTGGTTCGGGCTTTGCCAGATATTAACGTCGAGCTAGCAGGTAAGAAAAACGCAGAAATGCCCTACAGCATTTATCAACTACTGAAACATATGATTTACTGGCAGCAATTTATGTTGGAGCATTTGGAAGGACGGAAGCCCCAGCTTCCGGGCAATGTCATGGAAAGCTGGCCCGAAGAAACTGGACCGCAAAGCGAAGAGGCATGGCAGGCTGTCATTAATGAATTTTTACAAGGCGTAGATCGGGCTGTGCAAATTGCCGAAACCGCGCAACTGGATGAATCACTGGCTCATTTCCCAGGTGAAACAAAAGCGGGATTGCTGCGAAATATCGCTTCCCACAATTCCTATCATTTGGGTGAAATTGTACTACTGCGCCGTATTTATGGAGCTTGGCCACCACCAGGAGGCGGCTTTCCTGCATAA
- a CDS encoding monooxygenase: MDYEVIVVGGGPVGMWLAAELALARVSVCVIERLEEPIRQSRALTLHPRTLEMFDMRGLKERFMKHGRPIRTGHFAMLDTRLDFSVLDSSSNYTLFIPQVITEQLIEEHALKLGVVVHRGMEVVSVREQEQGVEVVSVRASGPQANVSVMTAAYVVGADGAGSIVRKQAGIAFPGTDTTLTAVLADVELANPPENGVHSEYNKRGGVMIAPVSPGIYRVILTTLRLMDVPKDAPVTLEEVRTELYDLLGTDLGVSNPRWLSRFGNATRQAQTYRKGRILLAGDAAHIHFPAGGQGMNVGLQEAANLGWKLAGVIRGWAPDTLLNRYHDERYPVNTQFLRNTEVQTRLMDFTPAVLAHRQLHEEWFRHPEINRSMAEQISALDVCYPGAGNIPQHPLNGKRFADFELRLPNGVTSYAYDLLHEGRFVLLHLAQDTKVSNEFRHISLSHISYVEAVAEELPVGWRDVHTVLIRPDGYIAWAVSVKQTDILSVIKDALSR; the protein is encoded by the coding sequence ATGGATTACGAAGTGATTGTTGTAGGCGGCGGACCCGTTGGGATGTGGTTGGCTGCTGAGTTGGCATTGGCGAGGGTAAGCGTATGTGTAATTGAACGTTTGGAGGAGCCTATTCGCCAGTCGCGTGCGCTTACGCTACATCCACGGACACTTGAGATGTTTGATATGCGTGGATTGAAGGAGCGGTTTATGAAGCACGGCAGACCTATACGTACAGGTCACTTTGCAATGCTGGATACCCGCTTGGATTTTTCTGTGCTTGATAGTTCCTCCAATTATACATTGTTTATCCCACAGGTGATTACAGAGCAGCTGATTGAGGAGCATGCGCTCAAGCTGGGAGTTGTCGTCCATCGTGGCATGGAAGTGGTATCTGTACGGGAGCAGGAGCAGGGCGTAGAAGTGGTGAGTGTACGCGCGTCTGGACCACAAGCCAATGTATCGGTGATGACTGCTGCCTATGTCGTAGGAGCGGATGGGGCCGGGAGCATCGTGCGGAAACAAGCGGGGATTGCTTTTCCGGGCACGGATACTACTCTGACTGCTGTATTAGCGGATGTAGAGTTAGCCAATCCGCCTGAAAATGGCGTACATTCCGAATATAATAAACGAGGCGGGGTGATGATTGCCCCCGTGTCTCCAGGTATTTATCGGGTTATTTTGACTACACTTCGATTGATGGATGTCCCGAAAGACGCACCTGTAACGCTGGAAGAAGTGCGCACAGAGCTGTACGATCTGCTTGGTACAGATCTTGGCGTATCCAATCCTCGCTGGTTATCTCGATTTGGGAATGCAACGCGGCAGGCGCAGACCTATCGTAAAGGGAGAATCCTGCTAGCAGGTGATGCTGCGCATATCCACTTCCCGGCAGGCGGACAGGGAATGAATGTTGGCTTGCAAGAGGCTGCGAATCTGGGATGGAAGCTTGCAGGAGTGATTCGTGGCTGGGCTCCAGACACGCTGCTGAATAGGTATCATGACGAACGCTATCCGGTTAATACGCAGTTTTTACGGAATACCGAGGTTCAGACCCGCTTAATGGATTTTACGCCTGCTGTCTTGGCGCACCGCCAATTACATGAGGAATGGTTCCGCCATCCGGAAATTAATCGGTCTATGGCAGAGCAGATTAGTGCACTGGATGTATGTTATCCAGGGGCTGGCAATATACCGCAGCATCCGCTGAACGGGAAACGGTTTGCTGATTTTGAATTGCGGTTGCCTAACGGAGTGACATCGTATGCTTACGATCTTCTTCATGAAGGCCGATTTGTACTTCTCCATCTTGCACAGGATACTAAGGTATCGAATGAGTTTCGCCATATCTCACTTTCACATATTTCATATGTGGAGGCCGTAGCTGAAGAATTGCCCGTTGGATGGAGAGATGTGCATACGGTTCTCATCCGTCCGGATGGGTATATCGCTTGGGCTGTTTCTGTGAAACAAACGGATATATTGAGTGTTATTAAGGATGCATTGTCACGTTAA
- a CDS encoding PTS transporter subunit IIBC: MKKLLSFDFWQKLGKALLVVVAVMPAAGIMISLGKVVAMLAGDIHFWVTVGGVMENLGWGIINNLHILFAVAIGGSWAKERAGGAFAALIAFVLINISTGTILGVSSKMLTQEGATTHTLFGATIPVSGYFTSILGAPALNMGVFVGIISGFVGAVVFNKYYNYRKLPDALAFFNGKRFVPFVVILWSVIVSLIMSAVWPFVQGGINQFGVWLATSGESAPFVAPFVYGTLERLLIPFGLHHMLTVPINYTQLGGVYTVLTGSGAGSVVAGQDPLWLAWASDLSALRGTDPAAYNSLLGDVTPARFKVGQMIGGAGILMGLAVAMYRRVDKDKRSKYKSMIFSAAAAVFLTGVTEPLEFMFMFVAPVLYVVYAILTGIAFGMADIIHLRLHSFGMIELLTRLPLSINAGLVQDIINFVLTCVVFAVATYFIAYFMIGKFKMATPGRLGNYTDEEPQATSEAESTLTDGVAAVSTQNQLAADIIKTLGGEQNIVEVDACMTRLRVTVKDTEAVGDEKTWKALGALGLIKVDNGVQAVYGPKADVLKSDIQDILNR; the protein is encoded by the coding sequence ATGAAAAAACTTCTATCATTTGATTTTTGGCAAAAGCTTGGGAAGGCACTTCTTGTGGTTGTTGCTGTCATGCCAGCAGCCGGGATTATGATTTCACTTGGTAAAGTAGTGGCGATGTTGGCTGGCGATATTCATTTCTGGGTGACTGTCGGCGGGGTCATGGAGAATCTGGGCTGGGGCATTATCAACAATTTACACATCCTGTTTGCCGTGGCGATTGGTGGTTCCTGGGCTAAGGAACGAGCGGGCGGGGCTTTTGCGGCTTTAATTGCCTTTGTTCTCATCAATATTTCAACAGGAACGATTTTGGGCGTATCCTCGAAGATGCTAACACAAGAGGGAGCAACTACCCATACCCTCTTCGGTGCAACAATTCCAGTTAGTGGTTATTTCACCTCTATTTTGGGGGCGCCTGCACTCAATATGGGCGTGTTTGTCGGTATCATCTCCGGCTTCGTTGGGGCCGTGGTATTTAATAAATATTATAATTACCGCAAGCTCCCCGATGCTCTAGCCTTTTTTAACGGTAAGCGTTTTGTCCCGTTTGTCGTGATTTTATGGTCTGTAATCGTTAGTTTGATCATGTCTGCTGTCTGGCCATTTGTCCAAGGAGGGATTAACCAATTTGGCGTCTGGTTGGCGACTTCGGGAGAGTCGGCTCCTTTTGTAGCGCCGTTTGTCTATGGTACACTAGAAAGACTGCTGATTCCTTTTGGTCTTCATCATATGCTGACCGTTCCTATTAACTATACTCAACTTGGTGGCGTTTACACGGTGCTCACGGGTTCTGGAGCAGGAAGCGTTGTTGCTGGGCAAGACCCGCTGTGGCTGGCTTGGGCTAGTGATCTCAGTGCGCTTCGTGGTACGGATCCGGCAGCCTACAACAGCTTGCTGGGAGACGTAACGCCTGCCCGCTTCAAAGTAGGACAGATGATCGGCGGAGCGGGTATCCTTATGGGGCTGGCCGTGGCTATGTATCGTCGTGTAGATAAAGATAAACGCAGCAAGTACAAGTCAATGATTTTCTCTGCAGCAGCAGCCGTCTTTTTAACAGGGGTGACGGAGCCGCTGGAGTTCATGTTTATGTTCGTAGCGCCCGTGTTGTATGTAGTTTATGCTATTCTTACCGGAATCGCGTTCGGAATGGCTGATATCATACATCTGCGTTTACATTCATTTGGTATGATTGAACTGCTGACTCGATTGCCATTGTCTATAAATGCGGGGTTGGTACAGGATATAATCAACTTCGTACTGACTTGTGTTGTGTTTGCGGTAGCAACCTACTTTATCGCGTATTTTATGATCGGTAAATTCAAAATGGCTACGCCAGGAAGACTGGGGAACTATACGGATGAGGAGCCTCAAGCGACTTCCGAGGCAGAGAGTACATTAACGGATGGTGTGGCAGCGGTTTCAACTCAAAATCAATTGGCTGCGGATATCATCAAGACACTTGGGGGTGAGCAAAACATTGTCGAGGTGGATGCTTGCATGACCCGTCTGCGTGTGACGGTGAAGGATACAGAAGCTGTCGGGGATGAAAAGACGTGGAAAGCGCTAGGCGCCTTGGGCTTAATTAAAGTAGATAATGGGGTACAAGCGGTTTACGGGCCAAAGGCCGATGTGCTTAAATCAGATATACAAGACATACTCAATAGGTGA
- a CDS encoding sensor histidine kinase — translation MKLNTLLFLLMLIFIPLAGELNIHPFDNTFRLSFGTPVFFFFLLSIRHIPPALSGVFAGIAVVAFRISLNHYLHPGSSFEELMTLHGPTFFYYMVYGLLFQVLNINAEPYRALRVGILSVGIEVAASVAELSVRRSIDGDFWDIVKISKVAFMAMIRSFFVLGFYNMIRLNQSVQHEEAQRQQTERILLLVSDLYEESVQLGKTLSHAEQITRESYELYRELQQDESLKDREHYARQALRISGQVHEIKKDSQRIFAGLSKLIDSESDVHYMTSQELGELIVRTNSKYAQSLGKSIRFTLNFDPLLPKLHVYTVLTLINNLTSNSVEAMKDSGRIDVSIHFLPGQEDIISFSVTDNGPGIPQRKREMIFTPGYTTKYDEGGQPSTGMGLFYVREVAESLDGTLELLQNEDEHTDRLQTTFRIILPLRKLTEKGR, via the coding sequence ATGAAGCTAAATACCCTTCTTTTCCTGCTGATGCTTATCTTTATACCCCTAGCAGGTGAGTTGAATATTCACCCGTTCGATAATACATTTCGTCTCAGCTTTGGTACGCCCGTATTTTTTTTCTTTCTGTTATCTATACGTCATATTCCGCCTGCATTATCGGGAGTGTTTGCAGGGATAGCAGTAGTTGCATTTCGTATTTCACTCAATCATTACCTTCATCCCGGCTCTTCCTTTGAAGAATTAATGACCTTGCATGGACCTACCTTTTTTTATTATATGGTTTATGGCCTGCTCTTTCAGGTTCTTAACATTAATGCTGAGCCTTACCGCGCACTGCGTGTGGGCATCCTCTCTGTGGGAATTGAGGTTGCCGCAAGTGTGGCAGAGCTTAGTGTCCGGCGAAGCATTGACGGTGATTTCTGGGACATCGTTAAGATCAGTAAAGTGGCTTTTATGGCCATGATCCGCAGCTTCTTTGTGCTTGGGTTCTATAATATGATTCGATTAAATCAATCTGTTCAGCATGAAGAGGCACAAAGACAGCAAACGGAACGAATTTTACTCCTGGTATCAGACTTGTATGAGGAGTCAGTCCAGTTAGGCAAAACTTTGTCACATGCAGAGCAAATCACCCGTGAAAGCTATGAGCTATACCGCGAGCTGCAGCAGGATGAATCTCTGAAAGATAGAGAACATTACGCCAGACAGGCACTTCGTATTTCCGGACAAGTCCATGAGATTAAAAAAGACAGCCAGCGGATTTTTGCCGGTTTGTCCAAGCTCATTGATTCGGAAAGCGACGTGCATTATATGACCTCACAGGAACTCGGCGAGCTGATCGTCCGAACGAACAGCAAATACGCCCAATCGCTAGGCAAGTCTATCCGTTTCACGCTGAATTTCGATCCTTTGTTGCCCAAACTGCATGTTTATACAGTTCTCACTCTAATTAACAACCTGACCTCCAATTCAGTAGAAGCGATGAAAGACAGTGGAAGGATTGACGTCTCCATTCATTTTCTACCAGGACAAGAGGATATAATATCCTTTAGTGTCACCGATAACGGTCCAGGTATTCCTCAGCGCAAACGGGAAATGATCTTCACACCGGGATACACGACCAAGTATGATGAGGGAGGACAGCCTTCGACCGGCATGGGTTTATTTTATGTGCGTGAAGTCGCGGAGAGTCTTGATGGAACGCTTGAACTACTACAGAATGAAGATGAGCATACAGATAGATTACAGACCACTTTTAGAATCATATTACCTTTACGGAAACTGACGGAGAAAGGAAGATAG
- a CDS encoding MFS transporter: MVKHLYLNRNIACMIVISLIANMSGSMILPLFAIYVEQFGISTLGMSILFSLFYVGRFLGGGMAGQIYEKIGAKRLGLSLLIAEIVCMLLFPFAGSFIVLSILRLLQGLVAIGLTVFVRVTINHMSTAENRGTLNGYISSSEGAGMILGPLISGVIVSYFSLSFPFYFVAFFACISFVAVSRMTFANSFLKPQPYHPPFQKSQRRIKLTKQLLLYSTVHFLEMSAFAIFLTYFSVYATYKLHWSPAEISVAFTIIGISTFVSAPFIGKISDMLKDRLLLCIIGLFLIMIEIILFLWFTEPWIVYLGMFIGGIGGASYLDSFYSQLGDVIPEDNRSSFIGNVVSLSEVGAIVSPIIAGALMDRFSLNTPFYYNMILVLIAIVIQYIIRLKSKSIRKRPLA, encoded by the coding sequence ATGGTAAAACACTTATATTTAAATCGTAATATTGCCTGTATGATCGTGATCAGCCTTATTGCTAACATGAGTGGAAGCATGATCCTTCCACTCTTTGCTATTTATGTAGAGCAATTCGGGATATCTACACTTGGCATGAGCATTTTATTTTCTTTGTTTTATGTGGGAAGATTTCTTGGTGGAGGCATGGCAGGACAAATATATGAAAAGATCGGTGCAAAACGCTTGGGGTTGAGCTTACTCATCGCCGAAATTGTTTGTATGCTTCTGTTCCCGTTTGCAGGAAGCTTTATTGTTTTATCTATACTTAGACTTCTTCAAGGCTTGGTGGCTATAGGGCTAACCGTCTTCGTCAGAGTCACGATCAACCATATGAGCACCGCAGAGAATCGAGGCACGCTCAATGGATATATCAGCAGCAGTGAAGGTGCTGGTATGATTTTAGGCCCTCTTATAAGTGGAGTTATCGTTTCTTATTTTTCTTTATCCTTTCCATTCTATTTCGTTGCCTTTTTTGCCTGTATATCCTTCGTTGCCGTTTCAAGAATGACTTTCGCTAATTCTTTCTTAAAGCCACAGCCATATCATCCCCCCTTTCAAAAATCGCAGAGAAGAATCAAATTAACGAAACAGTTGTTGCTTTATTCCACCGTTCATTTTCTTGAAATGAGTGCATTTGCTATATTTTTAACATACTTCTCGGTATATGCGACCTACAAGCTCCATTGGAGTCCAGCAGAAATCAGCGTAGCCTTTACAATCATCGGCATATCGACCTTTGTATCAGCACCCTTTATTGGCAAAATATCTGATATGCTCAAGGATCGCTTGCTGCTATGTATCATCGGTCTATTTTTAATCATGATAGAAATTATCTTATTTTTATGGTTCACAGAACCGTGGATTGTATACTTAGGGATGTTCATCGGAGGTATAGGAGGAGCCAGCTATTTGGATTCCTTTTACTCGCAGCTAGGAGATGTTATTCCTGAAGACAATAGAAGCTCATTTATCGGCAACGTCGTATCTTTGTCCGAAGTGGGGGCCATTGTGTCTCCAATCATTGCAGGCGCGCTCATGGACCGTTTTAGCCTCAATACCCCCTTTTATTACAATATGATATTAGTATTGATTGCGATTGTTATTCAATATATTATTCGTTTAAAATCAAAATCCATAAGAAAAAGGCCACTTGCATAA
- a CDS encoding response regulator — translation MRFYIVDDDQGIRSMLADIIEDEGLGEVVGEAEDGSYVNSGLLELNRIDVLLIDLLMPLRDGIQTVRALGDQFSGKIIMISRIESKNMIGEAYSLGIEYYIAKPLNRLEIIAVIQKVTERLRMQQSITDIQRTLQGLSMFTSNGPSATLEPTRNIVSSGQFLLSEMGMIGEAGSVDLLDMLEYLDQYEEETGNLSPYLFPSLKDIFANIALKRLGHSASAIELSKEIKASEQRVRRAIFQTLSHIVSLGLTDYTHPKFENYASKFFDFTEIRKKMLELQNNVEPSLSQARINTKKFVQVLYMEAKRLLH, via the coding sequence ATGCGTTTTTATATTGTAGATGACGATCAGGGGATTCGTTCTATGCTGGCAGACATTATTGAAGACGAGGGTTTAGGAGAGGTTGTTGGGGAAGCGGAGGATGGTTCCTACGTGAATAGCGGCCTGCTGGAGCTGAACCGAATTGATGTATTGCTGATTGACCTGCTGATGCCGCTTCGTGACGGCATTCAGACCGTGCGTGCACTCGGTGATCAATTTAGCGGAAAAATCATTATGATTTCTCGGATTGAATCCAAAAACATGATCGGTGAGGCGTACTCACTCGGTATTGAATATTATATTGCCAAGCCCTTAAACCGACTGGAAATTATTGCAGTTATCCAAAAAGTAACCGAACGCCTGCGTATGCAGCAATCGATTACAGATATCCAACGCACACTGCAAGGACTGTCGATGTTCACATCGAATGGCCCATCAGCGACACTGGAACCGACCCGAAACATTGTGAGTTCGGGACAGTTTCTGCTCTCCGAAATGGGAATGATCGGCGAAGCCGGAAGTGTGGATTTACTGGATATGTTGGAATACTTGGACCAATATGAGGAGGAAACAGGCAATCTATCCCCCTATCTGTTTCCCTCGCTGAAGGATATATTTGCCAATATAGCGTTGAAACGATTAGGACACTCAGCTTCAGCAATAGAGCTAAGCAAGGAAATCAAGGCATCGGAGCAGCGTGTCCGCCGCGCTATTTTCCAGACATTAAGCCATATTGTATCGCTCGGATTGACCGACTATACCCATCCTAAGTTTGAAAATTATGCATCCAAGTTTTTTGATTTTACAGAAATCCGCAAAAAAATGTTGGAACTGCAAAACAATGTGGAGCCTTCACTATCTCAAGCCCGCATTAATACGAAAAAGTTCGTGCAGGTGCTCTATATGGAAGCAAAACGGCTATTGCATTAA
- a CDS encoding MarR family transcriptional regulator has product MEKATSVQHVYDLLIKMNHQLEQHQQREGMIFLEEIREHFDGMTSLNMTDVHVMDCIGRHEPINVTTLAERMELSKGTVSKVSTKLLKGGWIRRTQLNDNKKEIYFRLTPLGKKLFLVHERLHAKAQHQLFQFLDRYSSEELNVLKRLLSDGVGFLEAME; this is encoded by the coding sequence ATGGAGAAGGCGACATCGGTTCAGCATGTCTATGATTTGCTTATTAAGATGAATCACCAGCTGGAGCAGCATCAGCAGAGAGAGGGCATGATCTTTCTCGAGGAAATCCGCGAGCACTTTGACGGAATGACTTCGCTCAATATGACGGATGTGCACGTTATGGATTGTATTGGGAGGCATGAGCCGATCAATGTTACAACCTTAGCGGAACGAATGGAGCTGAGCAAGGGTACCGTTTCGAAAGTTAGCACCAAGCTGCTCAAGGGAGGCTGGATTCGCAGAACCCAGCTGAACGACAACAAAAAAGAGATTTATTTTCGGCTAACCCCGTTGGGGAAAAAGCTCTTTCTTGTACATGAGCGGCTGCATGCTAAGGCACAGCATCAGTTATTTCAATTTTTAGATCGTTACAGCTCTGAAGAACTAAATGTCTTGAAGCGTCTGCTGTCCGATGGCGTAGGTTTCTTGGAAGCTATGGAGTAG
- a CDS encoding endonuclease/exonuclease/phosphatase family protein → MKLLTLNAHAWMEENQHDKLKQLAAFIDEQQFDVIALQEVNQSMKETPLSADDLGAYYSADPEVVIKRDNYAYVLNGLLSDAYHWTWAPAHVGFAKYDEGLAILSKAPITATVNEYVSSVQDYDNYRSRKIVGIQTVVDGVQAWFVSGHYNWWNDEESFRGLWDRTIEVLAPLAPAPMFVMGDFNNAAEVRGEGYDYVLQSGWSDTYPNAAVRDAGHTVIKAIAGWESNAEPLRIDYIFSNKTVQVQSSTVVLNGKTGPVVSDHFGVAVELEL, encoded by the coding sequence TTGAAATTGTTAACCTTAAATGCACATGCTTGGATGGAAGAAAACCAGCACGATAAGCTGAAGCAATTGGCTGCTTTTATTGATGAACAGCAGTTTGATGTCATTGCTTTGCAGGAAGTGAATCAGTCCATGAAAGAGACTCCTTTGTCAGCGGACGATTTGGGCGCGTACTATAGTGCAGATCCTGAAGTTGTCATTAAACGTGATAACTATGCTTATGTACTGAATGGGCTATTGTCCGATGCCTATCACTGGACGTGGGCTCCTGCGCATGTGGGTTTTGCCAAATATGACGAGGGTTTGGCGATTCTGTCCAAAGCACCGATTACAGCTACGGTGAATGAATATGTTTCCTCGGTACAGGACTATGACAACTACCGCTCGCGTAAAATTGTGGGCATTCAGACTGTGGTGGACGGAGTGCAGGCCTGGTTTGTCAGTGGGCATTATAACTGGTGGAATGATGAGGAATCCTTCCGCGGACTATGGGATCGTACAATCGAAGTGCTCGCTCCTTTAGCTCCGGCTCCTATGTTTGTGATGGGGGATTTCAACAACGCGGCTGAAGTGCGCGGAGAAGGATATGACTATGTATTGCAATCCGGTTGGTCAGACACCTATCCGAATGCAGCTGTACGTGATGCAGGACACACGGTCATCAAGGCTATTGCTGGCTGGGAAAGTAATGCGGAGCCGCTCCGTATTGACTATATCTTTTCCAATAAGACAGTACAGGTTCAATCCTCAACGGTCGTACTGAACGGGAAAACAGGACCCGTTGTATCCGATCATTTCGGCGTTGCAGTCGAGTTGGAACTGTGA
- a CDS encoding cation:dicarboxylate symporter family transporter, whose protein sequence is MKKINLTMQIFIGLALGIIVGALFYGNSGVEVYLKPIGDIFIRLIKMIVVPIVISTLIIGVAGVGDMKKLGKLGGKSILYFEIVTTIAILFGLLVANLVRPGEGVDMSHLAKSDIHSYVETAEKSGHNFIDTIVHIVPTNVIQALGEGDMLAIIFFSVLFGLGVAAIGNKGKPVLNFFEGVADAMFWVTNQVMRLAPFGVFALIGTTVAKFGLASLWPLLKLVLSVYGSMLLFIVIVFGIIAKLCGTRLWTMVKILKSELLLAYSTASSESVLPKIMEKMEKFGCPKGITSFVIPIGYSFNLDGSTLYQALAAIFIAQMYGIDLPITTQITLVLVLIISSKGIAGVPGASFVVLLATLGAVNLPLEGLAFIAGIDRILDMARTVVNVLGNSLAAVVMSKWEGQYDKEKGEEYVASIK, encoded by the coding sequence GTGAAAAAGATTAATTTAACAATGCAAATCTTTATCGGTCTGGCTTTAGGTATTATTGTTGGTGCCTTATTTTACGGCAATTCAGGGGTGGAAGTCTACTTAAAGCCGATCGGTGATATTTTCATCCGCTTAATCAAGATGATTGTCGTACCTATTGTAATCTCAACGCTCATTATTGGTGTAGCCGGCGTCGGAGATATGAAGAAACTGGGGAAACTCGGCGGGAAGTCGATTCTGTACTTCGAAATTGTAACGACCATTGCGATCCTGTTTGGTCTGCTTGTTGCCAATCTGGTTCGCCCCGGTGAGGGCGTGGACATGTCCCACCTGGCCAAGAGCGATATCCATTCCTATGTGGAGACTGCGGAAAAGTCAGGCCATAACTTTATAGATACGATTGTGCATATTGTACCTACCAATGTTATTCAAGCCCTGGGCGAAGGAGATATGCTGGCTATTATATTCTTCTCCGTGTTGTTTGGACTAGGAGTAGCTGCGATTGGTAACAAGGGCAAGCCTGTGCTGAATTTCTTTGAAGGTGTAGCCGACGCCATGTTCTGGGTAACCAATCAGGTCATGCGCCTCGCTCCGTTCGGTGTATTTGCACTGATTGGCACGACAGTGGCCAAGTTTGGATTAGCCTCGTTATGGCCGTTATTGAAGCTTGTACTGTCAGTGTATGGCTCCATGTTACTGTTTATTGTGATTGTCTTTGGAATTATCGCCAAGCTTTGCGGTACCCGTCTCTGGACTATGGTTAAAATTTTGAAAAGTGAGCTGTTGCTTGCATATTCGACGGCCAGCTCGGAAAGTGTCCTGCCTAAGATCATGGAGAAGATGGAGAAATTCGGGTGTCCGAAGGGAATCACATCCTTTGTCATTCCGATCGGATATTCTTTTAATCTGGACGGCTCCACTCTGTATCAAGCACTGGCTGCAATTTTCATTGCCCAAATGTATGGCATTGATTTGCCGATCACGACCCAAATCACGCTGGTACTCGTGCTGATTATTTCCTCCAAAGGTATTGCAGGCGTGCCGGGCGCTTCCTTTGTCGTGTTGCTCGCTACGCTGGGAGCAGTGAATCTCCCGCTGGAAGGTCTGGCCTTTATCGCTGGTATTGATCGTATTCTGGATATGGCGCGTACGGTAGTCAATGTTTTAGGGAACTCGCTTGCGGCTGTAGTCATGTCCAAATGGGAAGGACAATATGATAAAGAAAAAGGCGAGGAATACGTTGCTTCAATTAAATAA
- a CDS encoding LacI family DNA-binding transcriptional regulator: protein MAVTIKDVAKRAKVATSTVSRVIQDSPKISEATKARVRKEMKALGYEPNYSAQSLANRVTQSIGIIMPESDVAIFQNPFFPESLRGISEWVNEHNYTLSIVTGKTSDELLSRVKLMTRTGRVDGYIVLYSKQKDSIVEYLHKEKIPYTVIGKPQQFISETTHVDNDNYQAAKDVVTYLTGLNHERIAYVGGDQEHIVNLERLRGYQDALREAGLPLPKEYVVREPFNLEDMRTLLQASPPPTAMIVSDDLVAMAVQKMLAQLGVSMPEQLSMVSFNNLMLAELMNPPLTSVDIDIFSLGYQAAKSLIEKIKDPKELTKHIIVPHRIVERKSSQTL from the coding sequence ATGGCAGTAACCATCAAAGATGTCGCAAAACGTGCTAAAGTTGCTACTTCCACCGTATCCCGTGTCATTCAAGACAGCCCCAAAATCAGCGAAGCCACCAAGGCACGCGTTCGCAAAGAAATGAAGGCGCTTGGCTATGAACCCAACTATTCCGCTCAAAGCCTGGCTAACCGTGTCACACAGTCAATAGGCATTATTATGCCTGAATCGGACGTGGCGATCTTTCAGAATCCTTTCTTTCCGGAAAGCCTACGCGGGATCAGCGAATGGGTAAACGAGCACAACTATACACTGTCGATTGTCACAGGCAAGACGAGTGATGAATTGCTATCCCGCGTAAAGCTAATGACCCGGACCGGACGCGTTGACGGCTACATTGTCCTGTACTCCAAGCAAAAGGATAGCATCGTGGAGTATCTTCATAAAGAGAAAATTCCCTATACCGTCATCGGCAAGCCTCAGCAGTTTATCAGTGAAACTACCCATGTAGACAACGATAACTACCAGGCTGCCAAGGATGTGGTCACTTATTTGACGGGGCTGAACCATGAGCGCATTGCTTATGTTGGCGGTGATCAGGAACACATCGTAAATCTTGAAAGACTTCGAGGCTACCAAGACGCACTACGAGAAGCCGGCTTGCCTCTACCAAAAGAATACGTGGTTAGGGAGCCCTTTAATCTGGAGGACATGCGCACGTTATTACAGGCTTCCCCGCCACCTACAGCGATGATCGTTAGCGATGACCTTGTAGCCATGGCCGTACAGAAAATGCTTGCTCAGTTAGGCGTATCCATGCCAGAGCAGCTTTCCATGGTGAGCTTTAATAACTTGATGCTGGCTGAGCTGATGAATCCCCCTCTTACTTCCGTGGATATTGATATCTTCAGCCTTGGTTATCAGGCTGCCAAAAGTCTGATCGAAAAAATTAAAGACCCGAAAGAATTGACCAAGCACATCATTGTTCCCCACCGAATTGTAGAGCGCAAATCAAGCCAGACACTATGA